In the genome of Paenibacillus sp. FSL R5-0766, one region contains:
- a CDS encoding serine hydrolase domain-containing protein has translation MGRQKGKRTSITALTLVLTLLAPMSVMSAPTAGNSSDLKYEPTEKIVADKAKLLTEKHGITSLQYALIDGGEIVVSGQTGKNDLEGKVPLTSNTIYGVGSTSKMMLTAAVMKLVDEGKVDLDLPVVDYIPDFKMKDQRFAQITPRMLLNHSSGLLGSTGSNATLYGDNDTYSHDTFLEQLANQKLKADPGAYSVYSNDGFTLAEIMVERVSGMTFTAFIHHYFTEPLDMQHTKTPQDVVDPAAMAGIYSPVYEGQLPQENYNIIATGGIYSTAEDLAKFSQIFTGEVQGILTDKSVEAMAQEEYKKGMWPEDGDTSISYGLGWDSVNLFPFSEYGIKAVTKGGDTISYHSSLVVLPEYKLAAAVTSSGGTSAKDQFIASELLLSALEEKGIITERKPEKSFGVPVKADMPEEISTYAGIYGATNSVKKIEMNHAGQLTVSTLTAPSNPAQTYTYTADGTFVNDEGTEKLKFVKEKNGRTYLWSRSYVSLPGLGQLAFSEYKAEKLEVNELSQDITASWGQREAKKYYLVNENYTSTVYLNSAPILPIHLDKETPGYISNTKIIGANEAVTELQIPGMAGRDTKEIYFAKKNGVEYITAVGSIYANEEMVQPLYSGKQSLATIQADGYARWFSIPATVKGKVMTVKMPATGGFAVYDQKGICINHTVVSGQNEVVLPENGRIVFAGDVGSKFEISLK, from the coding sequence ATGGGACGACAAAAGGGAAAACGAACTTCAATCACCGCCTTAACTCTGGTGTTAACGTTGTTGGCTCCAATGTCAGTCATGTCCGCACCAACTGCCGGTAACAGCAGCGACCTGAAGTATGAACCAACAGAGAAAATAGTAGCGGATAAAGCCAAGTTACTCACCGAGAAGCATGGAATCACAAGCCTGCAATATGCCCTTATCGATGGTGGCGAGATTGTGGTGTCCGGTCAGACAGGCAAGAACGATTTAGAGGGTAAAGTACCGCTTACTTCAAATACGATTTATGGCGTAGGATCAACTAGCAAAATGATGCTTACAGCGGCTGTGATGAAGCTGGTTGACGAAGGAAAGGTAGATTTGGATCTTCCTGTTGTGGACTATATCCCCGATTTTAAGATGAAAGATCAGCGCTTCGCCCAAATCACACCACGCATGCTGTTGAATCATTCTTCCGGTCTGCTGGGCAGTACTGGCAGCAATGCCACATTGTACGGGGATAATGACACGTATTCACACGATACGTTTCTGGAGCAATTGGCGAATCAAAAACTGAAGGCAGATCCTGGAGCTTACTCGGTGTATAGTAACGACGGTTTTACGTTGGCCGAGATTATGGTTGAACGTGTTAGCGGCATGACTTTTACGGCTTTCATACACCACTATTTTACGGAACCTTTGGACATGCAACATACCAAAACACCACAGGATGTCGTTGACCCGGCAGCAATGGCGGGAATCTATTCTCCTGTGTATGAGGGACAGCTTCCACAAGAGAATTATAATATCATCGCTACTGGAGGCATTTATTCCACCGCTGAAGATCTTGCGAAGTTTTCACAAATCTTCACGGGAGAGGTCCAAGGCATTCTTACCGATAAGTCTGTAGAAGCCATGGCGCAAGAAGAGTACAAAAAAGGCATGTGGCCAGAGGATGGCGATACGTCTATATCTTACGGTTTAGGGTGGGATAGTGTGAACTTGTTCCCATTCAGTGAATATGGCATCAAGGCCGTGACGAAAGGTGGAGATACGATATCGTATCATTCATCATTAGTGGTACTGCCGGAATACAAACTGGCTGCAGCCGTTACCTCATCTGGTGGGACAAGTGCCAAAGATCAGTTCATTGCGAGTGAATTATTGCTCAGCGCACTTGAGGAAAAGGGGATTATCACAGAACGGAAGCCGGAAAAATCATTTGGCGTGCCAGTGAAGGCCGATATGCCTGAAGAAATATCCACGTATGCCGGTATATATGGTGCCACTAATTCGGTTAAGAAGATCGAAATGAATCATGCTGGACAACTGACTGTATCCACACTCACAGCTCCAAGTAATCCGGCTCAAACATACACCTATACAGCGGATGGTACTTTTGTTAACGATGAAGGCACGGAAAAGTTGAAATTTGTTAAGGAGAAGAATGGAAGGACTTATCTGTGGTCTCGATCTTATGTATCTTTGCCAGGACTTGGTCAGTTGGCTTTCTCAGAATATAAAGCGGAGAAGCTGGAAGTCAATGAATTATCCCAGGATATTACGGCCTCATGGGGGCAGCGTGAAGCTAAAAAATATTACCTGGTGAATGAGAACTACACATCAACGGTTTATCTCAATTCAGCACCAATTCTCCCGATTCATTTGGACAAAGAGACCCCGGGGTATATATCCAACACTAAGATTATTGGAGCAAACGAAGCAGTCACGGAGCTGCAAATCCCTGGCATGGCTGGACGTGATACAAAGGAGATTTATTTTGCTAAAAAGAACGGAGTAGAGTACATTACAGCGGTTGGTAGCATATACGCCAATGAGGAAATGGTACAACCACTCTATTCGGGTAAACAATCTCTAGCAACGATTCAAGCAGATGGATATGCCAGATGGTTTTCGATACCAGCAACGGTGAAAGGAAAAGTCATGACGGTTAAAATGCCTGCAACTGGCGGCTTTGCCGTATATGATCAGAAGGGTATTTGTATTAATCACACCGTAGTCAGCGGTCAGAATGAGGTTGTTTTACCAGAAAACGGCCGCATTGTATTTGCAGGTGACGTGGGTTCAAAGTTTGAAATTTCATTGAAATAG
- a CDS encoding ABC transporter ATP-binding protein, producing MIRRFFSYYRPYKKLFLIDFGCAVLAGLLELAFPLAVSKFINELLPGQDWPLIMLACIVLLSIYALNTVLNYVVTYWGHMLGINIETNMREKMFAHLQKLSFRFFDNRKTGHLIGHLTNDLNDIGEVAHHGPEDVFIAVMTLIGSFWLMANINLELALLTFIIIPIMAWVIIVFGGRMTKTYRRLFGDVGNFNARIEDNVGGMRVVQSFANEEHEKELFAVDNANFRKTKLLAYKTMAKSISVSYMMMRLVTVFVMISGAWFYIDGRINMGDFMAFLLLSNIFFRPIEKINAVIESYPKGIAGFKRYLEIIDTEPEIADSKNAVEFESVKGDIRFENVSFGYESSRRILNDISLSVRPGETVAFVGPSGAGKTTICSLLPRFYEVEEGRITVDGVDIRNVKLQSLRKHIGIVQQDVFLFSGTIKENIAYGDLSATDEQIWDAARRASLEELILTLPDGMDTVIGERGVKLSGGQKQRLSIARMFLKNPPILILDEATSALDTETEALIQQSLAELSVGRTTLVIAHRLTTIKNADRIIVVNTDGIAEQGNHEELVAAGGIYSRLHQVQYSHS from the coding sequence ATGATTCGTCGTTTTTTTTCGTATTATCGTCCCTATAAAAAACTGTTTTTGATTGATTTTGGATGCGCTGTACTCGCAGGTCTTCTGGAGTTGGCTTTCCCCCTTGCTGTCAGCAAATTCATTAATGAGTTGTTGCCAGGTCAGGATTGGCCTCTCATTATGCTTGCCTGTATTGTGTTGTTATCCATCTATGCACTTAATACGGTATTGAACTATGTAGTTACATACTGGGGACATATGCTGGGCATTAACATTGAGACCAACATGCGTGAGAAGATGTTCGCTCACTTGCAGAAGCTGTCCTTCCGGTTCTTTGATAATCGTAAAACAGGCCACTTAATTGGTCATCTTACGAATGATCTGAATGACATCGGAGAGGTCGCTCACCATGGACCTGAGGATGTATTCATCGCAGTAATGACATTAATCGGTTCGTTCTGGCTGATGGCTAACATTAATCTGGAGCTTGCGCTGCTTACCTTTATCATTATCCCAATCATGGCTTGGGTCATTATCGTATTTGGTGGCCGGATGACAAAGACCTATCGGCGACTTTTCGGAGACGTAGGCAATTTCAATGCGCGCATTGAAGATAACGTTGGTGGTATGCGTGTGGTGCAATCGTTCGCTAACGAAGAACATGAGAAAGAACTTTTCGCCGTGGACAATGCGAATTTCCGTAAAACCAAACTGCTTGCCTACAAAACGATGGCAAAAAGTATCTCGGTCAGTTATATGATGATGCGACTGGTTACGGTGTTTGTCATGATCAGCGGGGCCTGGTTTTATATCGATGGCAGGATCAATATGGGTGACTTTATGGCCTTCCTGCTACTGTCCAATATCTTCTTCCGCCCGATTGAGAAAATCAATGCCGTCATAGAAAGTTATCCAAAGGGCATCGCTGGTTTCAAGCGGTATCTGGAGATCATTGATACAGAACCTGAGATTGCGGATAGCAAAAACGCCGTTGAATTCGAAAGTGTTAAGGGTGATATTCGCTTCGAGAACGTCTCGTTCGGATATGAATCCAGTCGGCGTATTCTGAATGATATCAGTCTGTCCGTTCGACCAGGCGAAACCGTTGCTTTTGTTGGTCCTTCGGGTGCAGGCAAGACAACCATCTGTAGCCTGCTCCCACGATTCTATGAGGTAGAAGAGGGACGAATCACTGTAGATGGCGTCGACATTCGTAACGTGAAGCTTCAATCCTTGCGCAAGCATATCGGAATCGTTCAGCAGGATGTATTTTTGTTCTCGGGTACCATTAAGGAGAATATTGCTTATGGTGATTTGAGTGCAACTGACGAACAGATCTGGGATGCCGCTCGCCGTGCCTCATTGGAGGAATTGATTCTTACGTTGCCGGACGGTATGGATACTGTCATTGGCGAGCGTGGCGTCAAGCTATCCGGAGGACAGAAGCAACGGTTATCCATTGCTCGTATGTTCTTGAAAAATCCACCCATTCTTATTCTCGATGAGGCAACCTCTGCGCTGGATACGGAAACGGAAGCGCTGATCCAGCAATCACTCGCTGAATTGTCGGTGGGTAGAACAACACTTGTGATTGCACACCGATTGACAACCATCAAGAATGCGGATCGAATCATCGTGGTGAACACAGATGGTATCGCTGAACAAGGTAACCATGAGGAATTGGTCGCCGCTGGAGGGATATATAGCCGTCTTCATCAGGTGCAATATAGTCACTCTTAA
- a CDS encoding MarR family winged helix-turn-helix transcriptional regulator, whose amino-acid sequence MRRFNRFYTNILGVLDKHILGTGYSFAEVRVIIEIGIRGESIANNLVDTLTIDRSYMSRIVNKLSKKGLLVKVDSAADSRVSLIRLTAKGEELYAQLNARSDQQILKLMQELNEEEIQEVYTSMMNIQEKLNKKAGETTR is encoded by the coding sequence ATGCGACGTTTTAACCGTTTTTATACTAATATTCTTGGTGTACTCGATAAGCATATTCTCGGAACGGGCTATTCGTTTGCAGAAGTACGAGTCATTATTGAGATTGGAATTCGGGGAGAGAGCATTGCGAATAATCTGGTAGATACACTGACCATTGATCGCAGTTACATGAGCCGAATCGTGAACAAGCTGTCCAAGAAAGGACTGCTGGTGAAAGTGGATTCTGCTGCCGACAGCCGGGTCAGTTTGATTCGTCTGACAGCCAAGGGTGAGGAACTGTATGCCCAATTGAATGCTCGATCCGACCAACAGATCCTGAAGTTAATGCAAGAATTGAATGAAGAAGAGATTCAAGAGGTATACACCTCCATGATGAACATACAAGAGAAGTTGAACAAGAAGGCAGGAGAGACCACACGATGA
- a CDS encoding low specificity L-threonine aldolase: protein MIRFECDYNEGAHERILQRLMETNMEQTSGYGTDEHCERARMLIRQACDNEQADVHFLVGGTQTNTTVIASILRPHQGVIAAISGHIAVHETGAIEATGHKVLTVPSEDGKITPEQVRAVYDAHMNESSPEHCVQPGMVYISQPTENGTMYSKAELQALHTVSRACGLPFFVDGARLGYALASRDCDMTLADLARLCDVFYIGGTKIGALMGEAVVILNEALKPDFRYMIKQKGGLLAKGRLLGIQFETLFEDGLYLDISRHAVDMALRIHDSLEQQGVRFLYDSPTNQQFPILPDRLLEKLRSGYTFSFWEKVDDTHSAVRFCTSWATQQENVDALTRDIAQLLHGEIHVPERVEALV from the coding sequence ATGATACGATTTGAATGTGATTATAATGAAGGTGCGCATGAACGAATTTTACAAAGACTGATGGAAACCAATATGGAACAGACGAGCGGGTATGGCACGGATGAGCATTGCGAACGGGCGAGAATGCTTATTCGTCAGGCCTGCGACAATGAGCAGGCTGATGTTCATTTCTTGGTTGGCGGTACACAGACGAATACAACAGTGATTGCGTCTATTTTGCGACCGCATCAAGGTGTGATTGCTGCTATCTCTGGACATATTGCAGTTCATGAGACGGGGGCTATTGAAGCTACGGGACATAAGGTGCTCACGGTTCCAAGCGAGGACGGAAAGATCACGCCAGAGCAGGTTAGAGCAGTCTATGATGCGCACATGAATGAGTCGTCACCGGAACACTGTGTTCAACCAGGAATGGTCTACATATCCCAACCAACGGAGAATGGAACGATGTACAGCAAGGCAGAACTGCAAGCATTGCATACAGTGAGCAGAGCATGTGGTCTTCCGTTTTTCGTGGATGGAGCACGTCTTGGATATGCACTCGCTTCACGCGATTGCGATATGACACTTGCTGACCTTGCACGCTTGTGCGATGTATTTTACATCGGGGGAACCAAGATTGGCGCATTGATGGGAGAGGCGGTTGTTATCCTGAATGAAGCGCTGAAACCGGATTTTCGTTATATGATCAAACAAAAAGGTGGCCTGCTTGCCAAAGGCAGATTGCTGGGAATCCAATTCGAAACATTGTTCGAAGATGGTCTGTACCTCGATATTTCTCGCCATGCCGTAGATATGGCCTTGAGAATTCATGACTCACTCGAACAGCAGGGGGTACGCTTCCTGTACGATTCACCAACCAACCAGCAGTTTCCGATTCTGCCTGATCGTTTGCTTGAGAAATTACGCAGCGGTTATACCTTCTCCTTCTGGGAAAAGGTTGACGATACACACAGTGCGGTACGATTCTGTACCAGCTGGGCAACTCAGCAGGAAAATGTGGATGCACTGACTCGTGATATCGCTCAATTATTGCACGGAGAGATCCACGTGCCAGAACGGGTCGAAGCATTGGTCTAA
- a CDS encoding class I SAM-dependent methyltransferase, which yields MNNGHSSGQVNESSSGHSAPFATLQGTPILSLLQPSQGERILDVGCGNGDLTAKIATAGALTKGIDFSEETIRQAKQKYPDMNIQVANACHYRTEEPFDAVFSHAVLHWIKDAPAVVQSIQLALKRGGRFVAEFAANGNTAILITAVQEELDARGYKWEGRNPWYHPTIGEYANLLEQHGFRVSLAQHVDQFTPFKPGARKWLTSFAEYLFSGITAAEQDVIMEAVEKKVQPQLMRDGQWYLDRSRLRVVAIKE from the coding sequence ATGAATAACGGACATTCATCCGGTCAAGTGAACGAATCATCGAGTGGTCATTCCGCTCCTTTTGCTACGTTACAGGGCACACCTATCTTATCATTGCTCCAGCCATCCCAAGGTGAACGTATTCTTGATGTAGGTTGCGGTAATGGCGATCTGACAGCCAAAATTGCAACCGCAGGTGCGCTGACAAAAGGTATAGATTTTTCAGAAGAGACGATTAGGCAAGCTAAACAGAAATACCCTGATATGAATATTCAAGTAGCAAATGCTTGTCATTATCGGACAGAAGAACCGTTTGATGCGGTCTTCTCTCATGCCGTTCTGCATTGGATAAAGGATGCTCCAGCTGTAGTACAATCAATACAGTTAGCGCTCAAGAGGGGCGGGCGATTCGTGGCTGAGTTTGCTGCAAATGGTAACACGGCTATATTAATTACAGCGGTACAGGAAGAACTGGATGCCCGTGGATACAAATGGGAAGGACGGAATCCGTGGTATCACCCGACCATTGGCGAATATGCTAATCTTCTGGAGCAACACGGATTTCGAGTTAGTCTGGCTCAGCATGTGGATCAATTTACCCCGTTCAAGCCAGGTGCCAGAAAGTGGTTGACCAGCTTCGCGGAGTATTTATTCAGTGGTATCACAGCTGCGGAACAGGATGTTATTATGGAAGCAGTTGAGAAAAAAGTACAGCCACAACTGATGCGGGATGGACAGTGGTATCTGGACAGAAGCCGACTGCGAGTCGTAGCTATTAAGGAATAG
- a CDS encoding pentapeptide repeat-containing protein, giving the protein MKMDKPKIQEQLLEPETIAFLESKVEYKHKLIENITLDQQEASKVSFENVVFRHVTISESALEQFEFTDVRFEHCDFSNVNLSGAFMHRIEWHNCKFVGTDFSNSRLQNVSFFHGLGDYSNFRFAHLKQVSFSECTLIGADFAYLALQKMEFSQCNIDQASLTGTKLKDLDLSDCEFDSLVLTMEDLNGCVISPHQAATFVGLMGLIIK; this is encoded by the coding sequence ATGAAAATGGACAAACCCAAGATTCAGGAGCAGTTGCTTGAACCGGAAACGATTGCATTCCTGGAATCCAAAGTGGAGTACAAACACAAACTGATCGAGAACATTACATTGGATCAACAGGAAGCGAGTAAGGTTTCCTTTGAAAATGTTGTATTTAGACATGTGACAATCTCGGAGTCTGCCTTGGAACAATTTGAATTCACCGATGTACGGTTCGAACACTGCGACTTCTCCAATGTCAATCTCTCTGGTGCCTTCATGCATCGGATCGAATGGCATAACTGCAAGTTTGTCGGAACTGATTTTTCCAATAGCCGATTGCAAAATGTCAGTTTCTTTCATGGTCTAGGCGACTACAGCAATTTTCGTTTTGCCCATCTGAAACAGGTCTCCTTCTCGGAATGTACCTTGATTGGTGCGGACTTTGCCTATCTGGCACTGCAAAAAATGGAGTTCAGTCAATGTAACATCGACCAAGCTTCCTTAACAGGCACCAAACTGAAGGATTTGGATCTTAGCGATTGCGAATTTGACTCCTTGGTGCTGACGATGGAAGATCTCAACGGTTGTGTGATTTCACCACATCAAGCCGCCACATTTGTAGGATTAATGGGTTTGATTATCAAATAA
- a CDS encoding multidrug efflux SMR transporter: MNKTWMSVVIAALFEVGWVIGLKHASGLLEWGFTLVAIIISFSLMIAASRTLPVGTVYAVFVGLGTAGTVLAEIVLFNATVQTGKMVLIGVLLLGVIGLKMLSKEKNKEVQL, from the coding sequence ATGAATAAAACGTGGATGTCGGTTGTGATTGCTGCTTTGTTTGAAGTGGGTTGGGTCATTGGATTGAAACATGCCAGTGGTCTGCTGGAATGGGGGTTTACGTTGGTTGCAATTATCATTAGTTTCTCTTTGATGATTGCAGCTTCGCGTACACTGCCTGTGGGAACCGTATATGCCGTATTTGTTGGCCTGGGTACCGCTGGCACGGTACTTGCAGAGATTGTTCTGTTTAATGCGACTGTTCAAACCGGAAAAATGGTACTCATTGGTGTACTTTTACTTGGCGTGATTGGTCTTAAAATGCTGAGCAAAGAGAAGAATAAGGAGGTGCAGCTATAA
- a CDS encoding multidrug efflux SMR transporter, with amino-acid sequence MNWVFLILAGIFEMIGVLMINKLHKDRNLISLVLLVAGFGLSFLFLYLAMETLPMGTAYAVWTGIGASGGAILGMVFYGEPRNALRILFIAMVLGSAVGLKLVS; translated from the coding sequence ATGAACTGGGTATTTCTTATCTTGGCAGGTATATTTGAGATGATCGGAGTGCTGATGATAAACAAGTTGCACAAAGACCGTAATCTCATTTCACTGGTTCTATTGGTAGCCGGGTTTGGTTTAAGCTTCCTGTTCCTGTACCTTGCGATGGAAACTCTTCCGATGGGGACAGCATATGCCGTATGGACGGGAATCGGGGCCTCCGGTGGTGCCATTCTGGGCATGGTGTTTTATGGAGAACCTCGAAATGCCCTTCGAATTCTGTTTATCGCTATGGTGCTCGGATCGGCAGTTGGTCTTAAATTGGTCAGTTAA
- a CDS encoding DEAD/DEAH box helicase codes for MTFKDLNIIPSIMEGLSKANYTNPTPIQEQAIPAVLAGRDLLGCAQTGTGKTAAFSVPIIQLLSERSKGQGSKSARHIRSLILTPTRELAIQIADNIKVYSRYTDIRCTAIVGGVSQKVQERALNQGADIIIATPGRLNDLINQKRIDLKMVEILVLDEADRMLDMGFIHDVKRIIAKMPNKKQTLFFSATMPPEITKMVKTLLVDPVKVEITPVSSTVDRIEQSIYLLENGKKQHMLNQILEDKSIVTALVFTRTKRGADRVTRDLAKANVTAQAIHGNKSQNERQRALNNFKSGATRVLVATDIAARGIDVEELSHVINFNLPNIPETYVHRIGRTGRAGKSGMAISFCEKDELPFLKDIEKVIKKTIPEVKGHPYPMTGVPVFDKTSKASGSKPSFNKSAAGKPAKSKANPARKPKSEWFAKSGKSNSSRSNDGRPNSSRSNSSSSKSNHGSFSRSSKTRNDRAN; via the coding sequence ATGACATTTAAGGACTTAAATATTATCCCCTCTATTATGGAAGGGTTAAGCAAAGCAAACTATACTAATCCTACCCCTATACAGGAACAGGCCATACCAGCTGTATTAGCTGGCAGAGATCTGCTGGGATGTGCACAGACAGGAACAGGCAAGACGGCAGCATTTTCAGTGCCGATCATTCAATTATTAAGCGAAAGATCCAAAGGGCAAGGATCGAAGTCCGCACGACATATTCGCTCATTAATTTTGACACCAACACGAGAACTGGCTATTCAGATCGCGGATAACATCAAGGTATATAGCCGGTATACGGACATTCGTTGTACGGCAATCGTTGGCGGCGTTTCGCAAAAAGTGCAAGAGCGTGCGTTGAATCAAGGTGCAGATATTATTATCGCAACGCCTGGTAGATTGAACGATCTGATTAACCAGAAACGTATTGATCTGAAGATGGTTGAGATTCTCGTTTTGGATGAAGCAGACCGGATGCTAGACATGGGCTTCATTCATGACGTGAAAAGAATCATTGCCAAAATGCCGAACAAAAAGCAGACGCTGTTCTTCTCAGCTACGATGCCTCCTGAAATCACCAAAATGGTTAAAACCCTGCTGGTTGATCCAGTCAAAGTAGAAATCACACCGGTATCTTCAACGGTAGACCGCATTGAGCAGTCTATTTATTTGTTGGAGAACGGTAAGAAGCAACATATGTTGAACCAAATTTTGGAGGATAAATCCATCGTCACGGCATTGGTGTTCACACGCACGAAGCGCGGCGCTGACCGGGTTACACGTGATTTGGCCAAAGCGAATGTTACGGCACAGGCTATTCATGGCAACAAGTCTCAGAACGAGAGACAACGGGCACTGAACAACTTCAAGAGTGGTGCAACACGTGTATTAGTTGCGACGGATATCGCAGCAAGAGGAATTGACGTAGAGGAACTTTCACATGTCATTAACTTTAACCTGCCTAACATTCCGGAAACGTATGTTCACCGTATTGGACGTACAGGGCGAGCTGGCAAAAGCGGGATGGCCATATCGTTCTGCGAGAAGGATGAACTTCCATTCCTGAAGGATATCGAGAAAGTAATCAAAAAGACGATTCCTGAAGTAAAAGGTCATCCGTATCCAATGACAGGTGTACCTGTGTTTGATAAAACCAGCAAAGCATCAGGCAGTAAACCTTCGTTCAACAAATCGGCTGCAGGTAAACCGGCGAAGTCCAAAGCTAACCCGGCACGCAAGCCCAAATCCGAATGGTTTGCCAAGAGTGGTAAATCAAACAGTAGTCGTTCAAACGACGGTAGACCCAATAGCAGTAGATCAAACAGCAGTAGCAGTAAATCAAACCATGGCTCATTCAGCCGCAGCAGCAAAACTAGGAATGATAGAGCCAATTAA
- a CDS encoding MmcQ/YjbR family DNA-binding protein — protein MKDTMIEYSLNKKGATKDYPFGPDPVAIKVAGKMFALIFENKEKKCRLNLKCDPIIAENLREQHEAVQPGYHMNKKHWNTITLDGSLSDEDVYVMIDHSYDMVVQSLPKRIRDSLNGKR, from the coding sequence TTGAAGGATACGATGATTGAATACAGTTTGAACAAGAAAGGTGCGACCAAGGATTATCCATTTGGGCCTGATCCAGTCGCGATTAAGGTTGCGGGTAAGATGTTCGCTCTTATTTTTGAAAACAAAGAAAAGAAATGTCGCTTAAACTTAAAATGTGATCCAATTATTGCAGAGAACCTGAGAGAGCAGCATGAAGCAGTTCAACCGGGATATCATATGAACAAAAAGCACTGGAATACCATTACGCTGGATGGTTCCTTATCCGATGAGGATGTCTATGTCATGATCGATCACTCCTATGATATGGTTGTCCAATCCCTTCCGAAAAGGATTCGGGATTCTCTGAACGGTAAGAGATAA
- a CDS encoding alpha/beta hydrolase: MDQQQQLAMVQRMRQNVVGTGAALQPSSTYAVTVKEVMIPTTKGDTRVLVYTPDRDHSAHLPVFFNMHGGGFILGQAEMDDPWCRLIADRADCVVVNIDYRLAPEHKFPTAVHECYDVVQWVHANPQSFSVNPSLFAIGGHSAGGNLAAAVCLLNQQRGSELPIVLQIMDYAVLDVATDPAEKPSFEEAIPADIARTFNAMYLETPEDAHDPLASPVLATSVEGLPEALIITAEKDSLAQEARTYAARLEASGVKVTLKEYKGAAHGFTHSGDLQMAEDAWYLMSDKIREAFSK; encoded by the coding sequence ATGGATCAACAACAACAGTTGGCAATGGTACAACGTATGCGTCAAAATGTCGTCGGTACAGGAGCAGCTCTTCAACCCAGTTCCACGTATGCTGTCACAGTAAAAGAAGTCATGATTCCTACAACTAAAGGTGATACACGTGTACTTGTGTATACACCGGATAGGGATCATTCCGCTCATCTGCCGGTCTTCTTTAATATGCATGGGGGTGGTTTCATCTTGGGACAAGCAGAGATGGATGATCCATGGTGTCGCCTGATCGCTGACCGTGCTGATTGTGTGGTCGTTAATATCGATTACCGTCTTGCACCAGAGCACAAGTTCCCAACGGCGGTTCATGAATGTTACGATGTTGTACAGTGGGTCCACGCCAATCCGCAATCCTTCTCGGTTAACCCGTCTCTATTCGCTATTGGGGGACATAGCGCTGGTGGTAATCTTGCTGCAGCAGTGTGTTTACTGAATCAGCAACGTGGTAGCGAGCTGCCGATTGTTCTGCAAATTATGGATTATGCCGTGTTGGATGTGGCTACAGATCCGGCCGAAAAACCGAGTTTTGAAGAAGCCATTCCAGCCGATATCGCCAGAACGTTCAATGCCATGTACCTTGAAACGCCAGAAGATGCGCATGACCCGTTGGCTTCACCTGTGCTTGCAACATCAGTAGAGGGACTTCCAGAAGCATTGATCATTACCGCGGAGAAAGATTCATTGGCCCAAGAAGCAAGAACATATGCAGCAAGGCTGGAAGCAAGCGGTGTGAAGGTGACACTTAAGGAGTATAAGGGAGCCGCTCATGGATTTACGCATTCTGGGGATCTCCAGATGGCTGAGGATGCCTGGTACCTGATGAGTGACAAGATCAGAGAAGCATTTTCCAAATAA